AAACAAAGAACATGATCCCAGCAGCAAATGAGCGGTTGAACCTCTCAAAAGCCGAGAAGTGGGCAAAGGAGAGGATTCCCGCGATGATGCCAGCAAAGCACGACATGGCAGAGAGGATCATGAAAGCACGAGTGGCATTCCAGtaggctgaggaggagcagaacaAGGGAGAGAACAACTGAAAGATGTGGGCAATAAGATAAGTAAAGAATGATGAAGCTTTCATTTGGCATGAGCAGTTTCACACCAAAATGCACTCGCATTTCTACTGACCcataaaacacaaactcagatgTTTTATTCTACTTTTGTCCTCCATGCTAATTGATCTGATGCACAGCTGGACTGACACAGCAGCCATCATTAACACTTATATGCAGTTTGAAGGCAGACAATCCTATAACAGCGAAGGTATAAGTGAAATGTACGTTCAGCTGTCATaactatttccattttgtgtgattttaatgcatttatctGTTTGATTTCAGAGCAGCTACTGTACCAGAAAGGTTTTACATGATGCAGGTCTCTAACTACCCACCACCATACATCACTATAAATACACCACGATACTTAGTCTTACACAGTGTGAAATCATCACATAGGAGGTCAAGAAAGTTCAAACAGAGGTTaacaaaatgatcatttgaAACTCTAGGGGAGATTTCTTCGGTAAAATTCAGAACTTTTATGCAATTGTAgatttgcagtatttttattCTCAGGATTTTTAGGGATGGAAATGTTGGTCTATCAGCAGGTCAGttcagcactttggtccagactaaaatatctgaGCTGCTCATGGATGGATTGCcatacatttttaatagaaATTCATATTCCTGGATGATGTATTAGATgtaacagacttttttttccctccattgTCATcatgatgttgacatttttggttcgGAGTGAAAAGTCTCGCCAACTATTTGACGGACCACCATGAAATTTGcatcagacattcatgtcctcATTACGATGAATTGTAATAAATGCCCTTTTGATATAGCGCCATCAACAGGTCAAATTTTCAATTTGTGTTTAATGGTAATTAGTAgattttagcatgctagcacacttTGCCTGTGTGTCTTTCTAATCCTATGAAAGTTACCTCATGAAATTCTTGTCATTGTGCCTCAACAGTAAGGACAGTCTTGCAGTCACCAGTGTATTCAGAGAAGTAGACCTAGACTCTGGTGAGAGCTGCGGTGCCTCAGGGAGACCCAGTGGGAATTTTTAAGGGACAAAGAAAGTATTTTCAAACTTACCAATGCTGTCAGTCTGCATATAGCACTTGCCAGACATGCAGTACCTCCACAGGCCCTGATGGGCAAAGCTGCCAGACAGACGGTACTGCATCCAGTAGTCTGTGGCGGTGGAGACCACCAACAGGATGTTCCCCACGATGGCACAAAATAGGCCCCCTCCCATGAAGCTGTACATCATGAGTGACACTATAACAGTGGTTAAGGCTTTATGCactgtgcaaaaagaaaagaagattgGAGTCAGTGGTGCAAGTGAACTTATGGTAATGAAGTAATTTCCTGTATCAGGGTTTGTAGCTTTAGCTTCACTGTTTAATCAGTAATAGGCCTAAATGGATTAAGGAGACAGGAATGGCCTGAAGGAGTGGATGCAGAAGCGGGAGCTGTCAGACGCAGCCAGACTGCTGGCCAGCGTCGCTGCAGGTGAAAATGGGGGCTTATCTTGGAACTACAGATTGGGCACTGTGATTTAAGCAGCTGATGAGGAGAagacattcatttatatttcctGTTTATATTTACCCAGCAGGACTTTGGGCTTAAACAAACATTGATCCTGGGACACAACAGCTTGTCTAACCATGACCTCACCTCCTGGCACCATTGTTGAATTTATACCCAAACAACTCCTCAAAGACAGAGGTGACTCCTTCTAGACTATTTGTAAGTGGGCAGAGTCAGAAACATGTACAGTCCCTCGTTCATGGGAGATTCTGCCCAAAGATACACAAGGATGTTAGAGCGTCTGTGTCACTCTGACATCGCTTTGTTTGTCTTGACTACGCAATTAGCTACAAAGCACAGAAATCATCGTGAAACCTGCTGGCCGGGACAGAATAATCATACCAACCACAATGCAATCAGCTCATAGCAacatgtgctctctctctctctgtttgagcATGTTTGTCATACTGCCTACTGTCTTTGAAAAAGGCCCCAATATGTACATTTCCTAGTCACACCAGACAAAAGCCAAATCAGAAAATATCCTAAGACCACCACAGTCAGCTCACACAGTGCTGACAGACAGTGATGCCTGACACAAATGGCTTTGAGTTAAAGATTGAGCAAAGTTTTAAAATCAGAACAATGACACTACCTTCAATTTAAacaaatgtgatcattttttgATGAATTAGTCCAACTCCTAAAAGATAACCCTATAATAATAAGATAAACCCTGTTTCCCTATGTAGCTGCACAGAGTGTAATAAGCCATAATAAGCACGTTTGAAGTATGATGACAACAAATTGATATGAACCAAATTAAATCAGCATTTCCAACTTTGTCAAACATCCGTGTCAACGGGGTCAATTTTGCT
Above is a window of Chelmon rostratus isolate fCheRos1 chromosome 8, fCheRos1.pri, whole genome shotgun sequence DNA encoding:
- the lim2.5 gene encoding lens intrinsic membrane protein 2.5, which codes for MMYSFMGGGLFCAIVGNILLVVSTATDYWMQYRLSGSFAHQGLWRYCMSGKCYMQTDSIAYWNATRAFMILSAMSCFAGIIAGILSFAHFSAFERFNRSFAAGIMFFVSTLFVLLAMAIYTGVTVNFLGKRFGDWRFSWSYILGWVALLMTFFAGIFYMCAYRMHECRRVAGPR